From a region of the Castanea sativa cultivar Marrone di Chiusa Pesio chromosome 10, ASM4071231v1 genome:
- the LOC142612682 gene encoding uncharacterized protein LOC142612682, whose product MASEDGVSKAEEFVYRISTANEWEELQKNGSVFGGELDKSSGFIHLSNLHQVQATLQNFFLNTKVDLYLLQIDAKKFDDGLVYEVVDGANSYPHFYGPSRSFSPLPLNAVTKAEKLSILDGRFKCSLLD is encoded by the exons ATGGCTTCAGAAGATGGGGTGAGCAAAGCAGAAGAGTTTGTGTACAGGATCAGTACCGCTAATGAGTGGGAAGAGTTGCAAAAAAATGGATCCGTCTTTGGTGGAGAACTTGACAAGTCTTCTGGTTTCATTCATCTGAGTAATCTCCATCAG GTTCAGGCAACATTACAGAACTTTTTCCTGAACACTAAGGTGGATTTGTACTTGCTTCAAATCGATGCTAAGAAG TTTGATGATGGATTGGTATATGAAGTTGTGGACGGTGCCAATAGCTACCCTCATTTCTATGGTCCATCTCGTAGTTTCAGTCCCCTCCCCTTAAATGCAGTCACAAAAGCAGAGAAGCTGTCTATATTAGATGGCCGTTTCAAATGTAGTTTGCTGGATTAA